Below is a window of Allomuricauda ruestringensis DSM 13258 DNA.
AAAATCAACGATGATGGAAATACCATTTTGGTGGTTACCCACGAGGAAGATATAGCCCACATGTGCAAACGTATAGTACACCTTAAGGATGGTATTATTGTGGAGGACAAGAAAATTGAACAAGTAAGAGCAGAACAGTATGTTTGATCGAGACGTTTGGCAGGAAATATTCAATACGCTCAAAACCAACAAACTGAGAACCTTTTTGACAGGCTTCTCTGTAGGGTGGGCCATCTTTATTTTGGTAATGTTGCTCGCTTCGGTAAACGGTATGCAAAACGGTTTTGTTGGTCAGTTCAATGATGATGCCACCAACTCTATCTTTGTCCGTCCAGGAACTACTTCCAAAGCGTATAGTGGTTTTGAAGCAGGTAGACGCATCCAATTGAAGAATAATGATTTAGAGTATATCAAGCAGAGCTTTCCAGGAGATATCGAATATATAAGCGCCAGATATTATACAAATACTACAGCAAGGTACAAAAGTGAAACCGGGTCTTACTCGGTTCAAGCTACCCATCCAGACCACCAGGCCATAGAAAAAACTTTGGTGGTTGCCGGTAGGTATATTAACGAGGCAGATATTGTCAATAAGGCCAAAGTTGCCGTAATCGGTAGAAAAGTGGCCGAAGATCTTTTTAAAAACGAAGAGCCATTAGGAAAATTTGTCGAGTTCAATGGATTGCCTTTTAGAGTAATTGGAATCTTTACCGATGAAGGTGATGACAATGCAGAAAGAAGAATATATGCACCCGTAAGTACCTACCAGCGTATTTATGGCAATACCAATGATATTGCAAGTATTGCATTGACCTACAACCCCAATTACGATTTGACGGAAGCATTGGAGTTTTCGGAAAGGTTGGAAATACTGATGAAACGTAGACACAAAATTGATCCAGAGGACCAAGCCGGTCTTTATGTGTGGAACTATGCTGAAGCCTTTGATAATATCAGCAGTTTTACGGCGGTGTTGAAAGGAATCGGTATAGGTGTTGGGTTCTTAATACTCATAGCAGGGATTGTAGGTATCGGAAATATTATGGTGTTCACAATTAAGGAAAGGACCAAAGAAATTGGAGTGCGGAAAGCACTTGGGGCAAGACCACGTCAAATTATAAACTTGGTATTGTTGGAATCCGTTTTTATTACCGCCATCTCTGGTTTTGTGGGATTGTTGTTTGCTTGGATGATTTTGGCCTCGGTAGGCCC
It encodes the following:
- a CDS encoding ABC transporter permease, producing MFDRDVWQEIFNTLKTNKLRTFLTGFSVGWAIFILVMLLASVNGMQNGFVGQFNDDATNSIFVRPGTTSKAYSGFEAGRRIQLKNNDLEYIKQSFPGDIEYISARYYTNTTARYKSETGSYSVQATHPDHQAIEKTLVVAGRYINEADIVNKAKVAVIGRKVAEDLFKNEEPLGKFVEFNGLPFRVIGIFTDEGDDNAERRIYAPVSTYQRIYGNTNDIASIALTYNPNYDLTEALEFSERLEILMKRRHKIDPEDQAGLYVWNYAEAFDNISSFTAVLKGIGIGVGFLILIAGIVGIGNIMVFTIKERTKEIGVRKALGARPRQIINLVLLESVFITAISGFVGLLFAWMILASVGPMIETPAFSNPSVNLSTVVTATIILIIAGVLAGLLPAMKAANVKPIVALSDI